A genome region from Anopheles stephensi strain Indian chromosome 2, UCI_ANSTEP_V1.0, whole genome shotgun sequence includes the following:
- the LOC118507070 gene encoding uncharacterized protein LOC118507070 isoform X2, which yields MRLRLVILAAFMLLFLLVESAAAGKRRKIIIHVPVKVKQQKHVHTEVKTVHHHHKPTVIKEEKIVKKEVHKPVVIKEEVEHEHFHHHYKHDHPTFEIDGHDANGLGSSLIS from the exons ATGCGGCTAAGATTGGTg ATCCTTGCGGCATTTATGCTTCTGTTCCTGCTCGTCGAATCTGCCGCTGCCGG CAAACGGcggaaaatcatcatccacgTACCGGTCAAAgtgaagcagcagaagcatGTGCACACGGAAGTGAAAAccgtgcaccaccaccacaaaccgACCGTGATCAAGGAGGAGAAGATCGTGAAGAAGGAGGTGCACAAGCCGGTCGTGATCAAGGAGGAGGTGGAGCACGAACATTTCcaccatcactacaaacacgaCCATCCAACGTTCGAGATCGATGGGCACGATGCGAACGGGCTCGGCTCAAGCCTAATCAGCTAG
- the LOC118507076 gene encoding palmitoyltransferase ZDHHC3 — MEYEYMLMRNEKETQNRCCGGRVWCVQDICGIICAVLTWSLILYAEFVVTMVILLPHPYKAYRYINFIIFNTGSFLAFASHLRTMLSDPGAVPKGNATKEMIQQLGYQEGQVFFKCPKCCSIKPERAHHCSVCQRCIRKMDHHCPWINNCVGENNQKFFVLFTFYIAFISIHSIFLAVNQFCLCIKNEWRECSNYSPPATVILLLFLILEALLFAVFTMIMLGTQLNAIWTDETGIEQLKKEEARWVKKSRWKSFQAVFGHFSLAWFSPFTQPLRAKHENYLYSV, encoded by the exons ATGGAGTATGAGTACATGCTGATGAGGAACGAGAAGGAAACGCAAAACCGCTGCTGCGGTGGCCGCGTCTGGTGTGTCCAG GATATTTGCGGTATCATTTGTGCCGTCCTAACGTGGAGTTTGAT ATTGTATGCAGAGTTTGTCGTTACAATGGTGATCCTGCTGCCGCATCCTTACAAGGCATATCGGtacattaattttattatctttAACACGGGCTCGTTCCTGGCGTTTGCATCGCACCTTCGAACCATGCTGTCCGATCCG GGCGCCGTGCCGAAAGGTAACGCTACGAAGGAAATGATCCAGCAGCTCGGCTACCAGGAGGGACAGGTGTTTTTCAAGTGTCCCAAATGCTGCAGTATTAAGCCGGAACGGGCGCATCACTGTTCCGTGTGCCAGCGGTGCATACGCAAGATGGATCACCACTGCCCGTGGATAAACAATTGCGTCGGGGAGAACAATCAAAagttttttgtactttttacG TTTTACATCGCATTCATTTCCATCCATTCGATATTTCTGGCTGTAAATCAGTTCTGTCTGTGCATTAAGAATGAGTGGCGAGAATGCTCGAACTATTCGCCACCGGCCACGGTAATACTGTTGCTCTTCCTCATACTGGAAGCGCTACTGTTTGCCGTCTTCACGATGATCATGCTCGGCACCCAGCTGAATGCAATATGGACCGATGAAACG GGCATAGAGCAGCTGAAGAAGGAGGAAGCCCGATGGGTGAAGAAGTCACGCTGGAAAAGTTTTCAGGCCGTGTTTGGCCATTTCTCGCTGGCCTGGTTTTCACCGTTTACACAACCGCTAAGAGCAAAGCAcgaaaattatttatattcagtctaa
- the LOC118507077 gene encoding transmembrane protein 208 yields the protein MSQQQQPPKKKATKGSKQIVEENVATVKFYRNMSLIASAVQFLGFAVYAELSTLAVVMTILCLVAHFASYYFMVMVSKPKLTEKGDIIETGTDLNIEGGVTEHVKDIVILTSGTQLVSILSEFFWLLMLLLPVRAGWLLWQTVGKQFFQGDPTEEAPVNEKKQKKLMRKMNRARQ from the exons ATGTCG caacaacagcaaccacccAAAAAGAAGGCTACCAAGGGAAGCAAACAGATAGTGGAAGAAAATGTGGCCACGGTCAAGTTTTATCGAAACATGTCACTCATTGCGAGTGCGGTGCAGTTCCTCGGGTTCGCTGTGTACGCCGAACTTTCCACACTGGCGGTG GTCATGACGATCCTGTGCCTTGTAGCGCATTTCGCCAGCTACTACTTTATGGTGATGGTAAGCAAACCGAAACTTACCGAAAAAGGTGATATCATCGAAACGGGCACGGATCTTAATATTGAGGGAGGCGTCACGGA acacgtgAAAGACATCGTCATCCTGACCTCGGGCACGCAGCTAGTATCGATTCTGTCCGAATTCTTCTGGCTGctaatgttgctgctgccggtgcggGCCGGCTGGCTGCTGTGGCAGACGGTGGgcaaacaatttttccaggGCGACCCAACCGAAGAAGCGCCCGTCAAtgagaagaagcaaaagaagctAATGCGAAAGATGAACCGGGCACGGCAGTGA